One window of the Betta splendens chromosome 21, fBetSpl5.4, whole genome shotgun sequence genome contains the following:
- the stx19 gene encoding syntaxin-19: MRDRLVELQQTAREFSEAASQNTFLGEDDDEFVVLGIITPEAVLFEDEPVIENILSETQPIRDDITSLETDVLKFTQQQKTLIATMRRFSAMKKESSITRDIKLRAESIHRRLGALSKQIQKNEEQHGPTAAPTRIQRSQHASLSRNLKKVMRQYNDGLLAKQERCRHFIIRQLEVSGKDVTKEEADEMFVTGKWEVFNENLLNDARMTRSQLSEIEQRHREMLNLENSLKELRDLFTDIFLLLEEQGTYIEHIQTNVERTQDFVAKANEKFKMAARYRKKNPIRQLCCCCCPPWKLCT; encoded by the exons ATGAGAGACCGTCTGGTGGAGTTGCAGCAGACGGCGCGAGAGTTTTCTGAGGCAGCGAGTCAGAACACCTTCTTGGGAGAGGATGACGATGAGTTTGTTGTGCTTGGGATCATAACGCCAGAGGCCGTGCTGTTTGAGGACGAGCCCGTCATCGAGAACATACTGTCTGAgactcagccaatcagagacgACATCACGTCGCTGGAGACGGAC gtcCTCAAGTTCACCCAGCAGCAGAAGACCCTGATCGCAACCATGCGCCGCTTCAGCGCCATGAAGAAAGAGAGCAGCATAACGCGGGACATCAAGCTCCGGGCTGAAAGCATCCACCGGCGTTTAGGCGCTCTCTCAAAGCAGATCCAAAAAAACGAGGAGCAACACGGCCcgacagctgctccaacaagaATACAGCGCTCCCAGCATGCATCGCTGAGCCGCAATCTCAAGAAG GTAATGCGACAGTACAACGACGGCCTGCTGGCCAAGCAGGAGCGCTGCAGACACTTCATCATCCGGCAGCTGGAGGTATCGGGGAAGGACGTGACGAAGGAGGAAGCGGACGAGATGTTCGTCACGGGGAAATGGGAGGTGTTCAACGAGAACCTGCTGAACGACGCCAGGATGACCCGGTCGCAGCTCTCGGAGATCGAGCAGCGGCACAGG GAGATGCTGAACCTGGAGAACAGCCTGAAGGAGCTCCGCGACCTCTTCACGgacatcttcctgctgctggaggagcagggcaCCTACATCGAGCACATCCAAACCAACGTGGAGAGAACCCAGGACTTCGTGGCCAAGGCCAACGAGAAATTCAAGATGGCCGCCAGGTACAGGAAGAAGAACCCCATTCgccagctgtgctgctgctgctgccctcccTGGAAGCTGTGCACTTGA